CAGCAACCGCCGTCTTGAGTGCCGCGAGAGCAACTTCAATCTGCTCTTCGTCCGGCTCACGGGTAGTCAGCAACTGCATTCCCATTCCGGGCAGGCAGGCGGCCTTGCACAGGGCCTTATCCTCATGCTTGGAAGATGCCTTGATCATTTCATAGGCGACCGCACTTACAGGAGCCATCAGCAGCAACTTGATACCGACTATATATAAATGTTTAAGCACAAAAGTTTGCGGAGCCCAGATGGCAACAATCATGGGAACCAGCACAGTGAAAAGCAAAATACTCACCACTAGTACGAAAAGCAGAAAAGCCGTTCCACAGCGGGGATGGAGTCTGCTGAATTTTTTGATCTCGCAAACATCAAGGTTACCGCCAGCTTCAAAAGCCCAGATGGCCTTATGCTCCGCACCGTGATATTCAAACACGCGCTTGATGTCCGGAACAAATGAAATGGAGACAATGTAACCGATGAACATGACCATCTTGAAAAAGCCGTCCCAAATGTGAAAACTCAGAGAATCCACACCGCCGGAGACACCCCACCACTTCATGGCCACGGAAAAAAAGTGCGGCAGCACAACGAAAAGACCCAGCGCAGCACCAAGTGCGATGACCATGGTCAGCACAAGGTGAAAGGTGGTCAATTCGCCGTCTTCCTCTTCATCGAGAGCTTGTGTAGCAGAATAGTTCAGAGCTTTGACGCCGTTGACCATGGTTTCCATAAAAATAGGAAAACCGCGCAGAAAAGGTTTTTTCATAAACGCGGGTGTCATTGAGAACCAGGGACGAAGTTCAACGATAATTTCACCGTCAGGACGACGGACAGCGATGGCGAGGTTGTCCTTTGCGCGCATCATAACGCCTTCGATAACAGCCTGTCCGCCAACGGTCTTGGCTGCGGACATCAGAAGAGATGATTTCAAATCCGTTTCCTCACTGTAAGGGGCAGATGCCCTGTAAAAAATAATGTTTCTCAGGTAAAATAATCATTCACAGCCGTCAAGCAAGAGCGAGAATGAAAATCATTACTTAAGAATACAGCGGGGAGGGATTGAAAACGTCCCACCCGGCTACGATGCAGGACTTTGAAATATTTCAAAAAAGGACATGCCTCTACCGTTCAATACGGCAGAGGCATGTTCACGCGGCAAAACCGCAGAAATATGAGCTAGTTGCCCTTAACTTTACTTGCTGCGTCGAAGCTACCGAATTTCTTCTTGAAGCGATCGATACGACCAGCGGTATCTACAAAACGCTGCTTACCAGTGTAAAAAGGATGGCAGTTGGAACAAATTTCAGTACTCACTTCTTCACCAATGGTGGAGTAGAGTTCGGACTCATAACCGCAGTGACAACGTACGGTTGCCTTATGAAGCTTGGGATGGATATCTTTTTTCATGACTTTCTCCTGTCTTTGTTAACCGTGAAAACAAGGCCGAATACACTTACACATAAGAATATGCAAGCATTTTTTGCCCAGTTCCGCAATTTTTGGTGCCATAAGTTAACAGGCCCGCCTAACTCACGTCAAGCGGCCGGGACGAACAGACAAACCAG
The window above is part of the Marinifilum sp. JC120 genome. Proteins encoded here:
- a CDS encoding DUF1385 domain-containing protein, whose amino-acid sequence is MSAAKTVGGQAVIEGVMMRAKDNLAIAVRRPDGEIIVELRPWFSMTPAFMKKPFLRGFPIFMETMVNGVKALNYSATQALDEEEDGELTTFHLVLTMVIALGAALGLFVVLPHFFSVAMKWWGVSGGVDSLSFHIWDGFFKMVMFIGYIVSISFVPDIKRVFEYHGAEHKAIWAFEAGGNLDVCEIKKFSRLHPRCGTAFLLFVLVVSILLFTVLVPMIVAIWAPQTFVLKHLYIVGIKLLLMAPVSAVAYEMIKASSKHEDKALCKAACLPGMGMQLLTTREPDEEQIEVALAALKTAVAADADGGNS
- a CDS encoding 50S ribosomal protein L31 yields the protein MKKDIHPKLHKATVRCHCGYESELYSTIGEEVSTEICSNCHPFYTGKQRFVDTAGRIDRFKKKFGSFDAASKVKGN